The following are from one region of the Veillonella nakazawae genome:
- a CDS encoding Ada metal-binding domain-containing protein, which produces MKQTKRIIIMTLLTMITMISTVLGYTGNINTGKFHYDDCRHVSRMNESNKIYFDTRTEAINSGYVPCGTCHP; this is translated from the coding sequence ATGAAACAGACAAAAAGAATTATAATCATGACCTTACTTACCATGATTACAATGATTTCTACTGTATTGGGGTATACAGGAAACATAAATACTGGGAAGTTCCATTATGATGACTGCCGTCACGTATCTCGCATGAACGAAAGTAATAAAATTTACTTCGATACACGTACGGAAGCTATCAATAGTGGCTATGTACCTTGTGGTACATGCCACCCATAA
- a CDS encoding DEAD/DEAH box helicase produces the protein MRDSAKQIINYWYSLECLQPKEVPKYKALPKKYIKELIFSTDYDRTTIYQQSVINPLWKKTNSRVSMYVVPLPNDPYNYSITDEITCFKDKKDYVLDDEYAVLLSVVKGTEVLEAFIEKLEVEHPEKPYLGNVYSASFIADAEGHYKAGSLQIAPFIWVIYQMMSQPDVAFKDIKLDGWDVVVKDIEDSFNLPEEKVTLDKAARVINEYIQEHILEPMGITMFRAGDVYGYCGFETDDIQLVKADTMPINDLKSSFFLDDLRLVLQNIDTLKNNDKVLSYINSLNQDIEHYDLLKDTDQMQKWYNPKVLPYGRWPSKFNLSFMQQIAVNIAKENPKDIFSVNGPPGTGKTTLLKDIIASNIVERAAKFCESNHVNDIFKKVVGRDGKSFYYTIPSDIAVYGMLVLSSNNKAVENITLELPNISSVKAGTNGSTLFNPEFSDQQVDLSCFAKAEKYKYVKSSEVYFTFLADRLVERHDQWGLISARLGKKSNINTFMTALHVLSSDLSSVMGIPSAQDAFKSAKRQFQAQYKLVKTLFTYVTTYEENVQLIQDLNLKIDGLQAEVHTINEELSKYDTLDGDLLQLIEHKNSIETKLIEYNNQRSIFDKLWSATNWSILKAMGNPTLLSVIEEETNKLQTVKDQLTALHQLVNERESIIHTKDSLLSDIKGIDSTILESEKTQQEILGTLKASGKDTIHCFDDIASKLMSSDADRAEAHTAFLYVCNYLNECRERLLYDALQLQKAVVMSDAFRKNMQLLSEYWGSLSDRKKLQKNFDLVTIFPVLLNSLMIAVPVISSTFAAVERFLINCKSEGSLGTIIIDEAGQASPHMLVGALFRAQKAIVVGDPKQIEPVQTVQDLFVEKIGGEGIGKYRSKELSVQSLADAQNPFAGIIKNLDGSESWVGCPLVIHRRCKDPMFTVANELSYGGFMINKTIDSDDPINPCKESCWITYDASHIEASAGKDRYIQVQGQIAFELIQKLRARNTEFKDIFIITPFTSVAHGFKSYMQSISDDIVNWTDKDNKSGWLKDNIGTVHTFQGKEAKVVIYMLGCQSDGTANGAIKWVNANNVNVAFTRAKEYIYVIGDATKWAELNKNLSFAQRYLPIYTLEDL, from the coding sequence ATGAGAGATAGTGCAAAGCAAATTATAAATTATTGGTATTCACTTGAATGTTTGCAACCGAAAGAGGTTCCAAAGTATAAAGCGCTTCCCAAGAAGTATATTAAAGAGCTTATATTTTCAACTGACTATGATAGAACTACTATTTATCAACAGTCAGTAATTAATCCTTTGTGGAAGAAAACAAATTCACGTGTATCTATGTATGTAGTGCCGTTGCCAAATGATCCATATAATTACTCGATTACTGATGAGATTACATGTTTTAAGGATAAAAAGGACTATGTGTTAGATGATGAATATGCGGTTCTATTAAGCGTAGTCAAAGGGACTGAAGTACTAGAAGCCTTTATTGAAAAATTAGAGGTTGAACATCCAGAAAAACCATATTTAGGGAATGTGTATAGTGCTTCATTTATCGCTGATGCAGAGGGTCACTATAAAGCGGGAAGTTTACAAATTGCTCCTTTTATTTGGGTGATTTATCAGATGATGTCTCAGCCTGATGTGGCTTTTAAAGATATTAAGCTAGATGGTTGGGATGTGGTTGTTAAAGATATCGAGGATAGTTTTAATCTTCCTGAGGAAAAGGTAACTCTAGATAAAGCTGCACGTGTAATCAATGAGTATATACAAGAACATATCCTGGAGCCTATGGGTATTACCATGTTCCGTGCTGGTGATGTGTATGGCTATTGCGGTTTTGAGACCGATGATATTCAGCTTGTTAAAGCTGATACAATGCCTATTAATGATCTAAAATCAAGCTTTTTCCTAGATGATCTACGGTTGGTTTTACAGAACATTGATACATTAAAGAACAATGATAAGGTATTGTCTTATATCAATAGTCTTAATCAGGATATTGAGCATTATGATTTGTTAAAAGATACGGATCAGATGCAAAAGTGGTATAATCCAAAGGTTTTACCATATGGTAGATGGCCTTCAAAGTTTAATTTATCCTTTATGCAGCAAATTGCTGTTAATATTGCTAAGGAGAATCCTAAAGATATCTTTTCTGTTAATGGCCCTCCTGGTACAGGTAAAACAACATTATTAAAGGATATTATTGCTAGTAATATTGTTGAACGTGCTGCTAAGTTTTGTGAAAGTAATCATGTAAATGATATCTTCAAAAAGGTTGTGGGCCGGGATGGTAAATCCTTTTACTATACTATACCTAGTGACATAGCAGTATATGGTATGTTGGTGCTTTCATCAAATAATAAGGCTGTTGAAAATATTACATTAGAATTACCAAATATTTCCTCTGTAAAAGCGGGAACTAATGGGTCTACCTTATTTAATCCAGAGTTCTCAGACCAGCAGGTTGATTTATCTTGTTTCGCTAAGGCTGAGAAATATAAATACGTTAAATCCAGTGAGGTATATTTTACATTTTTAGCTGATCGTTTGGTAGAGAGACATGATCAATGGGGGTTAATTTCTGCTAGACTTGGTAAGAAATCTAATATTAATACTTTTATGACTGCATTGCATGTATTATCCTCAGATTTGTCTTCTGTTATGGGGATTCCTAGTGCTCAAGATGCTTTTAAAAGTGCTAAAAGACAGTTTCAGGCTCAATATAAGCTTGTAAAAACATTATTTACTTATGTAACAACATATGAAGAGAACGTTCAATTAATTCAAGATTTAAATCTTAAAATCGATGGATTACAAGCGGAAGTTCATACAATCAATGAAGAATTAAGTAAATATGATACATTAGATGGTGATTTGTTACAGTTAATAGAGCATAAAAATAGTATTGAGACTAAATTAATAGAGTATAACAATCAACGGTCTATTTTTGATAAGCTGTGGAGTGCTACTAATTGGTCTATTTTAAAAGCTATGGGTAATCCTACATTGTTATCTGTAATTGAAGAGGAGACTAACAAGCTTCAAACTGTTAAAGATCAATTAACTGCATTACATCAGTTAGTCAATGAGCGTGAATCTATAATCCATACGAAAGATAGCCTATTATCTGATATTAAGGGGATTGATAGTACAATTCTAGAATCAGAGAAAACACAGCAAGAGATTTTAGGGACATTAAAAGCTAGTGGTAAAGATACGATACATTGTTTTGATGATATAGCATCAAAGTTAATGTCATCTGATGCGGATCGCGCAGAGGCGCATACGGCATTCTTATATGTATGTAATTATTTAAATGAATGTAGAGAGCGTTTATTATATGATGCCTTACAATTACAAAAGGCTGTAGTTATGAGTGATGCTTTCAGAAAAAATATGCAATTACTCAGTGAGTATTGGGGATCATTAAGTGATAGGAAAAAATTACAGAAAAACTTTGATCTTGTTACGATTTTCCCTGTATTACTTAATTCCTTGATGATTGCAGTGCCTGTTATTTCATCTACTTTTGCAGCTGTGGAGAGATTCTTGATTAATTGTAAATCTGAAGGCTCCTTAGGGACCATTATTATTGATGAAGCTGGGCAGGCGTCACCTCATATGCTTGTAGGAGCATTGTTCCGAGCGCAAAAGGCAATAGTAGTTGGCGATCCAAAGCAAATTGAACCGGTACAAACTGTGCAGGATTTATTTGTAGAAAAAATTGGTGGAGAAGGTATTGGTAAGTATCGGAGTAAAGAGCTATCCGTACAAAGTTTAGCTGATGCACAAAATCCATTTGCAGGTATTATCAAAAATCTTGATGGCTCTGAATCTTGGGTCGGTTGTCCGCTTGTTATTCATAGACGGTGTAAAGATCCGATGTTTACAGTTGCTAATGAGTTATCGTATGGTGGTTTTATGATTAATAAGACCATAGATTCTGATGATCCTATTAATCCATGTAAAGAAAGCTGTTGGATAACATATGATGCAAGCCATATTGAAGCCAGTGCGGGTAAAGATCGATATATACAAGTACAAGGGCAAATTGCTTTTGAATTGATCCAAAAGTTACGAGCAAGAAATACAGAATTTAAAGATATATTTATCATTACACCATTTACTAGTGTTGCACATGGATTTAAAAGCTACATGCAATCTATTAGTGATGATATTGTAAACTGGACAGATAAAGATAATAAGAGCGGTTGGTTAAAAGATAATATTGGAACTGTTCATACTTTCCAAGGTAAAGAAGCTAAAGTTGTCATTTATATGTTAG
- a CDS encoding DUF2075 domain-containing protein, with protein MIIYSSTKQSFIQDFEQGVLVKKLHQTLTEKYRRVGESEIHSWQTSLSYMANVMRDFAIPDLAGVAIEYIVPNTQKRVDFIITGLDQQDKEHVVIVELKQWGEAFKVTDKDNIVSTYLGGGIREVTHPSYQAWSYCSLIENFNEDVQTRPIELHPCAFLHNFDESISPELRDPIYNDILHISPMFTLGQMDSLRNFIKTYIPKPDTTNIMDSIEHGKLRPSKSLQDSILNMLKGNKEFVLIDDQKVEFEQIKKAAFEAIKNNQKTVYIVRGGPGTGKSVVAINLLAECIHNGYMAQYITSNAAPRNVYSTMLQKGFKKTEIKALFQSSGTFHTRSKNALQIAIVDEAHRLREKSGMYQNEGEDQIKEIINASLFSVFFIDRNQRVTFKDAGTIDKILKFSTEQKALIYEGALESQFRCNGSDGYLAWLDNVLQIAETANYDGFEGDYDFRIFDNPHDMYNAIRTKNEINNKSRLLAGYCWDWPKEGRTTSIVKNIQIPEHNFGISWNLGNSNTYAIDPDSINEAGCIHTTQGLEFEYVGVIIGDDLRYENGQLIVDITKRAKTDQSIKGIKKLLKENPEEAQRIADEIVKNTYRTLMTRGQKGCYIYCTNKELSNYFKLAYNHQLSYTYNNSQANLDSQKIAADRKSTDQDTLQCKPHKL; from the coding sequence ATGATTATCTACTCTTCTACAAAACAATCTTTTATCCAAGATTTTGAGCAAGGTGTTTTGGTAAAAAAACTCCATCAAACATTAACAGAAAAATATCGTCGTGTTGGCGAATCTGAGATTCATTCATGGCAAACTTCATTATCTTATATGGCTAATGTCATGCGTGATTTTGCTATACCAGACTTAGCAGGTGTTGCCATTGAATATATTGTTCCAAATACACAAAAACGAGTGGACTTTATTATTACTGGTTTAGACCAACAAGATAAAGAGCATGTAGTTATTGTTGAGCTTAAACAATGGGGCGAAGCTTTCAAAGTAACAGATAAGGATAATATTGTATCTACCTATCTGGGTGGTGGAATCCGTGAGGTAACCCACCCTTCCTATCAAGCTTGGTCCTACTGTAGTCTCATTGAAAACTTTAATGAAGATGTTCAGACTAGACCTATCGAACTACACCCATGTGCATTTTTACATAACTTCGATGAAAGTATCTCCCCTGAGCTCCGTGATCCAATCTATAATGATATCTTACATATCTCTCCGATGTTCACACTAGGCCAAATGGATAGCTTACGTAATTTTATCAAAACCTATATTCCAAAGCCTGATACTACAAATATCATGGACTCTATTGAGCATGGTAAGTTAAGACCATCAAAATCACTTCAAGATTCTATTTTGAATATGCTAAAAGGCAATAAAGAATTTGTCTTAATTGATGACCAAAAGGTAGAGTTTGAACAAATAAAAAAAGCTGCCTTTGAGGCTATTAAAAATAACCAGAAAACGGTATATATAGTTCGTGGTGGCCCTGGTACCGGTAAAAGTGTAGTTGCTATCAACTTATTAGCTGAATGTATCCACAATGGCTATATGGCACAATATATTACTTCAAATGCTGCGCCACGTAATGTATATAGCACCATGCTACAAAAAGGATTTAAGAAAACAGAGATTAAAGCATTATTCCAAAGTAGTGGTACCTTCCATACACGATCTAAAAATGCACTTCAAATTGCAATTGTTGATGAAGCACATCGATTACGTGAAAAATCTGGAATGTACCAAAATGAAGGAGAAGACCAAATCAAAGAAATTATTAATGCCTCCCTCTTTAGTGTCTTCTTTATTGATCGAAATCAACGTGTTACTTTTAAAGATGCAGGTACTATCGATAAAATATTAAAGTTTAGTACAGAACAAAAAGCGCTTATCTATGAAGGTGCACTAGAATCTCAGTTTCGTTGTAATGGCTCTGATGGCTATTTAGCTTGGCTAGACAACGTTCTTCAAATTGCAGAAACTGCAAATTATGATGGTTTTGAAGGTGATTATGACTTTAGAATCTTTGATAATCCTCATGATATGTATAACGCTATAAGAACTAAAAATGAGATAAACAATAAATCTCGACTTTTAGCAGGCTATTGTTGGGACTGGCCTAAGGAAGGTCGTACAACATCTATAGTCAAAAACATTCAAATACCAGAACACAATTTTGGAATCAGCTGGAACTTAGGTAATTCTAATACATATGCTATAGATCCAGATTCTATCAATGAGGCTGGATGTATTCATACTACTCAAGGTCTCGAGTTTGAATATGTCGGTGTAATCATTGGTGATGATTTACGTTATGAAAATGGTCAACTTATCGTAGATATTACAAAACGTGCAAAAACCGACCAGTCTATTAAAGGCATTAAGAAACTTTTAAAAGAAAACCCAGAAGAAGCACAACGTATTGCAGATGAGATTGTAAAAAATACTTATCGTACATTAATGACACGAGGTCAAAAAGGCTGTTATATTTACTGTACAAATAAAGAACTATCTAATTATTTTAAACTAGCTTATAACCATCAATTGAGCTATACCTATAATAATTCTCAAGCTAATCTTGATAGTCAAAAAATAGCTGCTGATCGTAAAAGCACAGATCAAGATACACTTCAATGTAAGCCACATAAATTATAA